GAAGTCGATGACGGGCTGGATGCAATATTATCTGTGGACACAACAAAGGGTAACAGAATTATAAACCACAGAGGCTTTGCCATATCTCCTACCGTAAAAGACGGGTATATTTTAAGGGTAAGCGATGATTTGCTTGATATTATGCAGACAACAACGGGATTAATGCCGAAGGTATTTGCCATTACGACACAGGATATTACCCCCTATGGCAATGATGTATATCATTTAAACAGCATTATGCAGCCATGTACTGCCACAGCTGCGCCTGTAGTCGGTGTTGCAATAACAACTGAGACCGCCGTAGCAGGCTGTGCAACAGGTGCAACACATTTTACGGACCTTGAAGAAAGCGCAAGATTTATGCTGGAGGTTGCAAAAGCCTACGGAGAGGGCAAATGCCGTTTTTATGACGAAAAAGAGTATGAACATCTGAATACGCTTTATGGTTCCATGGCTTATTTAAAGACCATGGGAAAATAGATTCAATCGGTTAGAACTCAATATTTGCTATAAGCAATTATTTTATAAGAAGAGGTGCAAAAATGAAAAGAAAAAGTATAAATACCTTATCTATGATTCTGGTAGGGCTGCTTTCCTTTGGGCTTTTGTCAGGCTGTGGGGGAAATTCTGCTGCAGCGCCTTCCGATGCTTCACCGGCAAAGACCGAAGAAAAATCTGATACGCTTGTAATTGCAATGGAAAATGAGCCGCCAAATCTTTCAGGCGCCGAACACAACTCCCAGACAGCAGCATATTTTAATGATTTAACTTACAGTACGCTGTTTAGAAACGGCGTAGATTTAGCCCCCCATCCGAATCTGGTTGAATCCTACGAAGCCATCAGCGATTCAGAATGGACATTTACCCTAAAGCAGGGCATTAAATTCCATAACGGAGAAGAGCTTACAACAGCGGACGTTAAGGCAACTTTGGATTATATTAAAACCTGCGCTGAAACGGAACAGTATTCAAAATCCATAGGTTCTGTGGAGATTGTAGATGAGTATACATTTAAAATATATACAGACGGCCCCCAGGCAACATTACTTGGGGACTTAGCATACCATTCAGCAGTGATACTGCCAAAGTCTTTGATTGAAAGCGGTCATGATTTCAAAAAAGAGCCTGTTGGCTGCGGCCCATATAAATTTGTAGAATGGATATTCGGCGAAAAGCTTACTTTTGAAAAGTTTGACGATTATTTTGACAAAGAGCATATGCCTTCTATTAAAAATTTAGAAGTTAGAATAATTCCTGAAGGCTCCACAAGATCAATTGCCCTGGAAACAGGAGAAGCAGATTTCATCGTAGAAGTTCCTGCTACAGAAATTGAAAAGCTTAGAGGCAATGAAAACATCGTTGTCCTTGAAAACAGCAGCACAATGTATAATTATCTTGTATTAAATACTGAAAAAGAGCCTTTTAATAACCCTGAAATAAGAAGAGCGATTAATATGGCTATTGATAAAGAGGCTGTCGTAATGGTTGCAGACAATGGCTTCGGCGATATTTCTATAGGCCAGGCGCCAATGGGCATGCTGGGCTCAACTGAGAATAAAGCCGATACATATAATCTTGAAAAAGCCAAGGAAATATTTGCGGCAGAAGGCGTAGATCCTTCTACGATTGAGTTTTCTATTATCTGCTCCAACGACACAAGAAAAAGGGCAGCGGAAGTTATCCAATCCAATTTAGCGGAATTAGGTATAAACGTTGCAGTAGAAAGCATGGATTTAGCTACTTACTTCAGCGTGACATCAGAAGGTAATTTTACGGCTTGTATATCTAACTGGATGACGAGCGATATGATTCTTTTCTTAAAAGGAGCGCTGTTTTCAGAATCCATTAACGGTTCTAACAGAGCAAGATACAATAATCCTGAATTTGATGCGCTGTTAAGGGAAGCCATGGTTACACTGGATGTTTCAGAAAGGGAAAAAATACTCACTTCTGCCATAGAAGTGCTTAATGAAACCACGGCACAAATTCCTCTTTACCAAAACAAAATGTTCAGAGCCCATAAGAAGGATTTAGAAGGTGTAGTAGTATCCCCTGCAGGAACCATGTTCTTTGAGGACGTAAGCTGGAAATAAATAGGTCAATGAGATTATCTGCTAATACACTGTCTCAATAAAATAGATATTCAAAATACCCCCTGTTGATAGGATTAAACTACAAGAGGGGGTAAAATTATGCGGGATTATATAAAAACATAAAGGAATTTGAAGAAAACAAAGTCTTTAAAAAGCTTAGGGTAGAATCATTGTAAAATGGGGAAAAGATTGGCTATAATAAGGAGGAAAGTTTAAAAATCTTTTGAAGGGCTGTTCAGGGAGCAAAAAAATTCAGAACACATTCCTAAAACCAAGGGGTATCCTAAAAAGGGCTCTCCTCAAAGTAATAGCTGAATTTTAAAAAAATAAGCGCTTAAATATAGAAAATAGCTTGTTATAAGAATCTTTAAAATCAACGAAAGAATCCTATTACACATATCTATAGACTTATAATACAAGCATTAATTGTGATAAAAATGGGCCTTGGAAGCTTTTAATTTGACATTATATTTAGTAAATAGTATAATTTAAAAAAATTTAATATAAAGTAAAACAAGTTTAAGATAGTAATAAAAACCTATTTTTTATAAATGGCCTAAATATATTAAAATGCTATATTTAAACCATGCATAATTAATAAACTTAAAAAGAAGTTTGTTAATTATAAGGGAACGTTCACCTGAAAATGCCTTACAGTGAGGCTGTAAAAGTATTTTTAGGTTCATAAAGTAAAATATACGGTTTTTATTCCTGTAATTAATTTGTTTTACTATAAGTATAAAGATTTTGCGTAAGTATTTTACGCAGGAAGTCGGGTTAGATTCCCGCACAGGAACGCTGCTGTAATAACGGAGTGCACCCTCACAGGTAAAAGCCGGTCACTGAACATTGTTTGGGAAGACGAGGGTCCATGCTGATGTTGAGTCAGAATACATCTTTATGACTAAATTATAAGGCCTTTCGGATTCAAAGGTGCTGATTATGATTGCTATGCTCATTTATGGTATAGCAGCTGCTGTTGTAACCACATCCGGCTTTAGGCTGGGTGTGGTTTTTTGCAATAAATAGATTAATATTCTAAATAAAGTCAATTAGAGGGGGATTAGCGATGAAAAAAATTGCCATGATGAATTGTCTGAAGTCAAACAGAGTGTGTACCGGTGCGGCCTGCCTGAACGCATTTAACGCCCGTACAGTAGGATTTGAACGATACCGTGATGAGGAATTGGAGCTGGTTGCGCTTATGTGGTGCAATGGATGCGATGCTGAAGCAGATGAAGACAGCGGCATGATTGAGAAGCTTGAACGGTTGCAGAGTATCGGAACCCAGGTTTTACATATTGGCAAATGTACGAAAAATAAAGCAGGGGAGGAGTGCCCCATTATTAGTAAAGCGGCAGATATCCTTGAACGGCAGGGAATTCAAATTGTTCGCGGAACGCATTAAATATAAAGATTTAAATAGGGATAGGTTGGGTATTTCTAAATCTTTCTTTATAGCGAATATTTGTGTTGTACCGAGTATGGTGCAGTATAGACATTCGCTTTTTTTCCGTTGTAAAAAGTATTTTGCATAAAACTTTATGCAGTAAATTTCTCATAAAGAAGTGCAGTTCATTTGCTTTTATACTGAAGGGAATAAAGCCAAACAAGATTAAGGCAATATTAAAAACCTATTTTTCATGAACGGCTTAAATATATAAAAACACTATATTTAAACCATTCAGAATATATAGTCTTTATTTCAGCTTGATTTTAAATTTACTATATACCCATAAAAACAGATGCTGGATTATTCCTTTTTCTTATGAAAAGCTGAAGGAACAAATCGATAAGCTTCTTTTTTATCCATTTTCGTAATATACCTTGTGGCTATTTTTTCACCGCAGTTGGGGCAAAAGATTGCCCCGTGATAAAGGGAAAAGTCAATAGTACCTTCAATGATTCTGTCGTTATACATTTTTACAAAATTACTTTCCCCAACCTTTTGGTATTTAGCGATATAGTGTTTGCAGTAAGCACAGCTTACAATAAGGACATGGCTTCCTCTTATTTTTTTGCAATTTGGATTTTTATATATTTTCATAGCTCTCCATTCTCCATATATTTTATTTTTGAAGGCAAGAGGAAAGTTGAAAAATAACGATGCTTTTAATAAATGAATGCTTTTTAGAAAGAAATCCACGATAAACCCATGAATCGTTTGTCTATCGCTAAAAATAGGTTTTTGGCGTGGTCCCCATAGGAAAGTATCCAAAGTTCTTTTGAAACTTTGGATACTTTTGCATTTTATCCGAAATAAATTCGGACAAAATACAAAAAGCCCGCGGCGCTGAAACCTAAAAAATTAATATGCTTTTTTCACCAGTTTGTTTTGGAAAGAAATCCTTTAGCATGACGATTTTATAGGCTGTCTAGTTTATCTACGAATATTTTATATACAAGGATGGGGCGGCCCTTTGTAGTTGACTGCCTTTGCTCAACCACTTCTGCAAGTCCGCAATTTTTTAAGGACGATAGAAAACGGTTGGCGCTTCTTTGGGTTATGGCGAGTTTATGACTCATTTCCTCTGATGTAATTTTATGGCCTTCCATGGTTTTGGCAACGG
This is a stretch of genomic DNA from Anaeropeptidivorans aminofermentans. It encodes these proteins:
- a CDS encoding DUF1177 domain-containing protein — protein: MLIKEIIALYDVLDSSFVDGEKVAAYLKNIRADADILTYPLHGPKGKTDMIKIRIPGINGKSKGGNAPTIGLLGRLGGLGARPELTGFVSDGDGALVALAIAAKLLDMNNKGDFLKGDVIVSTHICPDAPTRPHKPVPFMDSPVEMAQVNKEEVDDGLDAILSVDTTKGNRIINHRGFAISPTVKDGYILRVSDDLLDIMQTTTGLMPKVFAITTQDITPYGNDVYHLNSIMQPCTATAAPVVGVAITTETAVAGCATGATHFTDLEESARFMLEVAKAYGEGKCRFYDEKEYEHLNTLYGSMAYLKTMGK
- a CDS encoding ABC transporter substrate-binding protein, producing MKRKSINTLSMILVGLLSFGLLSGCGGNSAAAPSDASPAKTEEKSDTLVIAMENEPPNLSGAEHNSQTAAYFNDLTYSTLFRNGVDLAPHPNLVESYEAISDSEWTFTLKQGIKFHNGEELTTADVKATLDYIKTCAETEQYSKSIGSVEIVDEYTFKIYTDGPQATLLGDLAYHSAVILPKSLIESGHDFKKEPVGCGPYKFVEWIFGEKLTFEKFDDYFDKEHMPSIKNLEVRIIPEGSTRSIALETGEADFIVEVPATEIEKLRGNENIVVLENSSTMYNYLVLNTEKEPFNNPEIRRAINMAIDKEAVVMVADNGFGDISIGQAPMGMLGSTENKADTYNLEKAKEIFAAEGVDPSTIEFSIICSNDTRKRAAEVIQSNLAELGINVAVESMDLATYFSVTSEGNFTACISNWMTSDMILFLKGALFSESINGSNRARYNNPEFDALLREAMVTLDVSEREKILTSAIEVLNETTAQIPLYQNKMFRAHKKDLEGVVVSPAGTMFFEDVSWK
- a CDS encoding CGGC domain-containing protein, with protein sequence MKKIAMMNCLKSNRVCTGAACLNAFNARTVGFERYRDEELELVALMWCNGCDAEADEDSGMIEKLERLQSIGTQVLHIGKCTKNKAGEECPIISKAADILERQGIQIVRGTH